The Mya arenaria isolate MELC-2E11 chromosome 16, ASM2691426v1 genome includes a window with the following:
- the LOC128222268 gene encoding uncharacterized protein LOC128222268: MRSTLLYLMLCSTILGPIQGSRLGKLEEVVKSLRSLVYSELSSIRHEVKEISNRVYILENSTVTHDPSSPSKEMEITSYNLGDETGESGKQLVRDGNNEASVVKAEVQNIRKAYANDKQDLHQLKQEFKGQLRELEQTITSHMYNLTADVQQNIEYIHENISLANVALSEFINVSISKDNIKMEIKSFCKL, encoded by the exons ATGAGGTCAACCCTACTTTACCTGATGTTATGCTCGACAATCTTGGGGCCCATACAGGGATCACGGCTTGGGAAACTAGAGGAAGTTGTCAAAAGTCTCAGAAGCCTCGTATACAGC GAGTTGTCATCTATTCGGCATGAGGTCAAAGAAATCTCCAATAGAgtttatattttggaaaactCAACGGTTACGCACGACCCGAGCAGTCCTAGCAAGGAAATGGAAATTACTTCTTACAACCTTGGTGATGAAACTGGAGAAAGTGGCAAGCAGCTCGTACGTGATGGAAATAACGAAGCAAGTGTTGTAAAAGCAGAGGTTCAAAACATTCGAAAGGCTTACGCAAATGATAAACAGGACTTACATCAACTGAAGCAAGAATTTAAGGGGCAACTGAGAGAGCTTGAACAAACGATTACTAGCCATATGTATAATCTGACTGCAGACGTGCAACAGAATATCGAGTacattcatgaaaatatatcGCTGGCAAACGTTGCTTTGTCAGAGTTCATCAATGTGTCTATTTCAAAGGacaatataaaaatggaaataaaaagtttttgcaAGCTCTAA
- the LOC128222265 gene encoding uncharacterized protein LOC128222265 — MRLVQLFLIVFLAALMPIQGSRLRRLEEDVNALKSFMFRELGSIRDQVNEISIRVETLENSTATSDPGSPNRDMDIFSYNLGDKTGESGKKLKRAGNNDASYVVTDEVQNMRKAYSNDKKELHKLKQDVKNQLRELEQKITSHMDNLTADVQHNIEYIHENISLANITLSDVINGSISNISILSDNIKKEIKRFIENTSRQLTLQFNKTESKLKDNISSTFHHNEDNLERFMTLADRNVSEMILKADNIFSLLRTNFSEMPNQITNLLLDLQTVSLNIQHVEEKQNHLFVLTCNEDFSVNNGTIQDGYYYPCARDIRLANASTYRFIGVQGRLEVRYDNSWGTVCDDTFEKGIRNTNVKVVCRMFGFRECDCVREAGLGEGSGVIWMDDVECGGGESSILNCHHRGWGSNNCGHSEDVGIQLWN; from the exons ATGAGGCTCGTTCAGTTATTCCTGATTGTGTTCCTGGCCGCCTTGATGCCCATCCAGGGGTCACGGCTTAGAAGACTAGAAGAAGACGTGAACGCGCTCAAAAGCTTTATGTTTCGg GAGCTAGGATCTATTCGAGATCAAGTGAACGAAATCTCAATTAGAGTCGAAACATTGGAAAACTCCACTGCAACGTCCGACCCGGGCAGTCCTAACCGAGACATGGACATTTTTTCTTACAACCTTGGTGATAAAACGGGAGAAAGTGGCAAGAAACTCAAACGTGCTGGAAATAACGACGCAAGTTATGTTGTAACAGATGAGGTTCAAAATATGCGTAAGGCGTActcaaatgacaaaaaagaaTTACATAAACTTAAGCAAGATGTTAAGAATCAACTGAGAGAGCTTGAACAAAAGATAACTAGCCATATGGATAACCTGACTGCAGACGTGCAACACAATATCGAATacattcatgaaaatatatcGCTGGCAAACATTACTTTGTCAGATGTCATCAATGGGTCTATTTCAAATATTAGTATTCTTTCGGACAATatcaaaaaggaaataaaaaggtttattgaaAACACCAGTCGACAGCTTacattacaatttaataaaacgGAATCAAAACTAAAAGATAATATTTCGTCCACATTCCACCATAATGAAGACAACCTTGAACGTTTCATGACACTTGCTGATCGCAATGTTAGCGAAATGATTCTTAAAGCAGATAACATTTTCAGTTTGCTGCGTACTAACTTTTCAGAAATGCCGAATCAAATAACCAatttattattagatttacaaacAGTAAGCCTGAATATACAACATGTTGAAGAAAAGCAAAACCATTTGTTTGTGTTAACATGCAACGAAGACTTTAGTGTTAACAATGGAACAATACAAGATGGTTACTATTACCCGTGCGCAAGAGACATCCGTCTGGCCAACGCGTCCACATACCGCTTCATCGGCGTCCAGGGGCGGCTCGAGGTCCGTTATGATAATTCGTGGGGGACCGTATGCGACGATACCTTCGAAAAAGGTATAAGAAACACAAATGTAAAGGTTGTGTGTAGGATGTTCGGGTTCCGGGAATGTGACTGTGTGCGTGAGGCGGGTCTGGGTGAAGGCAGTGGGGTCATCTGGATGGACGATGTGGAATGTGGAGGAGGAGAAAGCAGTATCTTAAATTGTCATCATCGTGGGTGGGGATCTAACAACTGTGGTCATAGTGAGGACGTAGGGATCCAATTGTGGAATTAA